A single region of the Pelobates fuscus isolate aPelFus1 chromosome 4, aPelFus1.pri, whole genome shotgun sequence genome encodes:
- the LOC134609395 gene encoding uncharacterized protein LOC134609395: protein MEYQAQSKAVLDQLCRERSIPCRGKTKEELLQALVDYDMQQAVQNDASNTAEEIPAAFVNDVPRSGDPLDLYLQTVLKYVDSADTNQKLQLILKYQEAEREREAAERQAEREAAERQAAREHEIKMAELERLTASPISINSRDSSAPKPRAENFPTLDKDDDLDVFLRSFEKVCRQYQLPKDQWAKYLTPGLRGPALEAFATLPAEFDQDYDVIKAALQKRYNLTPEVYRKKFRTLQKHPTESYAAVVGHLATAFRQWTTGLEITTLESLQDLLIKEQFLQLCPADVQEWLLDRNPKTALEAGELADFHTANRATVDRSRGFAKGTSSWRTTPPRLPITRPSGPSFVSAPTSGRGGASAMATQGDSRRCFICNQVGHISVACPGKRQPALSAGEGRSSEPTSSVLFVTRSEGSNNVNLQPVTVGGEVTVGLRDTGADVTLVRPELVRSEDLIPGKTLAVKGIGGIRLVVPMARVYLDWGAGKGFRNVGVDENIPANVLLGTDLGRLLSQYVPEGVSKVSCDNVQEENSRDRGLNEYVCQYVPEANVSDGLCESMEGTRNLVSLSQSHLTHTPKPAQEKESVSKQLFDSEPKVQSQKGQQALQADHKLKKIRSVDTLQVPWECPLSHLLCAYRGVLQKLVGFFPLELLHGRSGCGPRDVTRAQCEKETGKSGMRVVDMAVLCLKDKGQAFLGEVCEHMRATPFMENQSYEKDECMRWRQKGTSVDTQGRGM, encoded by the exons ATGGAGTACCAGGCGCAGTCCAAGGCAGTGCTAGACCAGCTTTGCCGGGAGAGATCTATCCCCTGTCGGGGAAAAACAAAAGAGGAACTATTACAAGCACTGGTGGACTATGATATGCAACAAGCGGTGCAAAATGATGCCTCAAACACTGCAGAGGAGATACCTGCAGCTTTTGTCAATGATGTACCGAGATCTGGAGATCCTTTGGATTTGTACTTGCAAACTGTGTTGaaatatgtggactcagcagatACAAACCAAAAACTGCAGCTTATCCTTAAATATCAGGAGG ctgagagggagagagaggctgcagAGCGGCAAGCTGAGAGAGAGGCCGCGGAGCGCCAAGCTGCCAGAGAGCATGAGATAAAAATGGCTGAGTTGGAGAGGTTGACTGCCTCCCCTATAAGTATTAATTCCAGAGACtcttctgcacccaaaccacgtgCAGAGAACTTTCCAACTTTGGACAAAGATGATGATTTGGATGTTTTCCTGCGCAGTTTTGAAAAGGTTTGCAGGCAGTACCAGCTACCAAAGGACCAGTGGGCAAAATACCTCACCCCTGGTCTCAGAGGTCCTGCACTGGAAGCATTTGCTACGCTTCCAGCAGAATTTGACCAGGACTATGATGTGATTAAGGCTGCCTTGCAAAAACGGTACAACCTTACTCCTGAGGTGTACCGaaagaaattcaggactttgcaaAAGCATCCCACAGAAAGTTATGCAGCAGTGGTGGGGCACCTGGCGACAGCATTCCGACAGTGGACTACAGGGCTGGAGATTACCACTTTGGAAAGTTTGCAAGACTTgttaataaaagaacagtttttgCAGCTCTGCCCAGCCGATGTACAGGAATGGTTGCTGGACCGGAACCCCAAAACGGCATTGGAGGCGGGTGAGCTGGCAGATTTCCACACTGCCAATCGAGCAACAGTGGACCGGAGCAGAGGTTTTGCCAAGGGAACATCCAGCTGGAGGACCACACCACCACGACTCCCCATCACCAGGCCTAGCGGGCCATCCTTTgtttcagctcctacctcagggaGAGGGGGAGCTAGTGCCATGGCTACGCAAGGAGATAGTCGCAGATGTTTTATTTGCAACCAAGTGGGGCACATTAGTGTTGCTTGCCCTGGGAAACGGCAGCCAGCATTATCAGCTGGGGAGGGACGCTCCTCGGAACCAACGTCCTCTGTGTTGTTTGTAACCAGATCAGAGGGCAGCAACAATGTGAATCTGCAACCTGTGACAGTCGGAGGAGAGGTAACTGTGGGACTCAGGGACACTGGGGCAGATGTGACTCTTGTGCGTCCAGAGCTAGTGCGCTCTGAGGACTTAATTCCTGGCAAGACTCTAGCAGTTAAAGGGATTGGGGGGATACGGCTTGTAGTGCCAATGGCACGAGtttatttggattggggagcggggaagggTTTCAGAAATGTGGGGGTAGATGAGAATATCCCTGCAAATGTATTACTTGGTACTGACTTAGGTAGATTGTTATCCCAGTATGTGCCTGAAG GGGTGTCAAAGGTGTCATGTGACAATGTGCAGGAAGAGAATTCTAGAGACAGAGGGCTGAATGAATATGTGTGCCAATATGTGCCTGAAGCAAATGTATCAGATGGGCTGTGTGAAAGTATGGAGGGAACCAGGAACCTTGTCAGCTTATCACAATCACATCTCACACATACACCCAAGCCAGCTCAGGAGAAGGAATCTGTCTCTAAGCAACTTTTTGATTCTGAACCAAAGGTTCAGAGTCAAAAAGGGCAACAAGCCCTGCAGGCAGACCACAAACTAAAAAAGATAAGGAGTGTGGATACATTGCAGGTACCCTGGGAGTGTCCTCTGTCTCATCTTTTGTGTGCTTATAGGGGAGTACTGCAGAAATTGGTTGGTTTCTTCCCCTTAGAGCTACTACATGGGCGCAGTGGGTGCGGCCCAAGAGATGTGACCAGAGCGCAGTGTGAGAAGGAAACAGGCAAATCAGGCATGCGTGTTGTGGATATGGCTGTTCTATGCCTTAAGGACAAAGGGCAAGCCTTTTTGGGGGAGGTGTGCGAACACATGAGGGCTACCCCATTCATGGAGAACCAGAGTTATGAAAAAGATGAGTGTATGAGGTGGAGGCAAAAAGGAACAAGTGTTGATACGCAAGGTAGAGGCATGTGA